The Salvelinus alpinus chromosome 28, SLU_Salpinus.1, whole genome shotgun sequence genome includes a window with the following:
- the LOC139557262 gene encoding collagen alpha-1(XX) chain gives MPLHCLRPGCPALMVPYLVTLLVLMNSGVHSQGRLKLTVLSQDRLQMKWKEAEGPVQGYKVRVKPISEVPQPELMLTTTRGRATVAGLDSGQEYALQVLVLNGTLEKLIAKRRFTIEGLREEELVRSGSREQRRKALPGGSGSGELDDPIEALLAVPTVVYHEPATTTTTTEPPTTPETTTQNNELVTEKAPKEKRKRKKEKDRSKVDNKEEQGTTQGKPVEDENSDREKVRKTIPTQPVTVVSTRKAFECDTTAAADVVMLVDGSWSIGRTNFRRVRDFLEGLVTPFHIGPDRVQIALSQYSGDPRTEWQLNNFTTKEQLLEAVRNFRYKGGNTFTGLALLHVLEENLRQESGARPDTPRFLILLTDGKSQDDAIAAANRLKNTGVEIIAVGVKNADESELRQVASEPLEINVYNVNDFPLLSKLVDRLVHILCGKIEERSIAKRNERPTEDPVLYYPSPTDLKFSELGPREVQLSWTGPTRPVLQYRVVFHSAEGQSPQEVVVNGTVSSVLLGGLSSQTHYHISIFPVYDDNVGLALRGTITTLPLAMPEGLEVTPSSPSSLRVRWGATAGATQYMVLYSSLSHGEPDDAKEVKFGADQTDVMLGGLMPVTDYSVTLYALYDEDPSDPVTAIATTYPLPSPVSMQFPNVSHSMVRVSWVPGVVDVPGHRITCSTNHGSDVKQVEVTGVNSVLLQNLSSLSRYLVSVQSQYEQGLSSPLTANVTTLRVPAPSDLRVTNFSGSDITVRWESAADDVVSYLIKWISLSGGDLRQLRVDGDSEGAILEGVQDDKEYQISLSALYADGAQSEAVAIRYSTLSGGGPSSVSISEETAVSLLVSWVPPNAHVLQYHVSYTALTGGETQESTVLVSGSERRTLLQTLLPDTRYSILVTAEYRNREGGSASAQGKTISLRVSSVSVMRSDHSSICVSWRPVSAVSGYRIAIQSFKDKQIKQEIVDASSSSYCFTELEPETVYRISVHSRLDTVEGAAVSILHPTASAPARIPIHPRLHPIRNEVCPEVTIRNSIVKGFDMMEAFGLTQRAYSSVEGVAAEPFVFNTLHTYTVYRDIQLTQSTGFIHPAGFSPEHTISIAFRLLQDTPREPFALWQLTDNDFQPKMGVVLDPVSKLLLYFSLDYRGEVQELTFDQPQVHRLFYGSFHKIHLSISQVSVSLSVDCQHVGERPARPLGTLPTDGFETLGKLMKTRGPHSGSAPFQLQSFEIVCNTTWALEDTCCDLPGLRDEESCPAPAYACTCTSDIPGAPGVTGPPGKPGPRGEKGEKGEEGQKGEIGPSGKLGSEGILGPLGNRGPRGLTVQGKVGPPGARGGKGEVGKPGGQGLPGPPGPKGNEGAPGPKGIRGVEGNMGGPGITGPRGFQGMPGHPGVVGERGPLGGVGPTGLPGNKGERGEKGEPQSMAMIFQLVTQACEQLVHNEVLKLDLFLNEMSHKPVPIEEPVGPPGEPGIPGGKGPPGQRGNQGRLGSSGEPGKSGYPGEQGRRGAPGEKGNLGPNVQGPQGIKGFAGLPGEAKLGSPGPRGEDGQTGPPGIAGAVGQTGEIGPPGVCDSSGCHRGAQTQAEDPYFGYQP, from the exons ATGCCTCTTCACTGTCTCCGACCTGGCTGCCCAGCGCTGATGGTGCCTTACCTGGTCACTCTCCTGGTGCTAATGAACTCTGGAGTCCATAGCCAAG GGCGTCTGAAGCTGACAGTGCTGTCTCAGGATCGGCTGCAGATGAAGTGGAAAGAGGCTGAAGGGCCGGTCCAGGGATACAAGGTCCGCGTGAAGCCCATCTCAG AGGTGCCCCAGCCGGAGCTGATGCTGACGACCACGCGTGGCCGGGCCACAGTGGCAGGCCTGGACTCCGGCCAGGAATACGCCCTCCAGGTCCTAGTGCTCAACGGCACACTGGAGAAACTCATCGCCAAGAGACGCTTCACCA TTGAGGGCTTGCGAGAGGAGGAGTTGGTCCGTAGTGGCAGTCGTGAACAGCGGCGGAAGGCCCTACCAGGGGGGTCAGGGTCAGGTGAACTGGATGACCCCATAGAGGCCCTGCTAGCTGTACCCACTGTGGTCTACCATGAGCCagcaaccaccaccaccactacag AACCTCCAACTACTCCAGAAACAACTACCCAGAATAATGAGTTGGTGACAGAGAAGGCTCccaaagagaagaggaagaggaagaaagagaaggatcGCTCCAAGGTGGACAATAAGGAGGAGCAGGGGACAACTCAGGGGAAACCAGTAGAGGATGAGAACTCCGACAGGGAGAAAGTCAGGAAGACAATCCCCACCCAGCCTGTCACAG TGGTGTCCACTCGGAAGGCCTTTGAGTGTGACACGACAGCAGCCGCTGACGTGGTCATGTTGGTGGACGGCTCCTGGAGCATTGGACGCACCAACTTCAGACGTGTCAGGGACTTCCTGGAGGGTCTAGTCACGCCTTTCCATATCGGCCCAGACAGGGTGCAGATAG CCCTTTCTCAGTACAGTGGAGACCCTCGCACTGAGTGGCAGCTCAACAACTTCACTACCAAAGAGCAACTGCTGGAGGCAGTCAGGAACTTCAGATACAAGGGAGGCAACACCTTCACAGGCCTGGCTCTGCTGCATGTCCTGGAGGAGAACCTGAGACAAGAGTCGGGGGCGAGGCCGGACACCCCTCGTTTCCTGATCCTCCTGACGGATGGGAAGTCGCAGGATGACGCCATCGCTGCAGCCAACCGGCTGAAGAACACAGGCGTGGAGATCATCGCTGTAG GTGTAAAGAACGCAGACGAATCAGAGCTGAGGCAAGTGGCGTCTGAGCCTCTGGAGATCAACGTCTACAATGTGAATGACTTCCCTCTGCTCAGCAAACTGGTGGACCGACTGGTGCACATCCTCTGTGGGAAGATAGAGGAGCGCAGCATTGCTAAGA GAAACGAAAGGCCGACAGAGGACCCTGTGCTCTACTACCCAAGCCCCACAGACCTGAAGTTCTCTGAGCTGGGCCCCAGGGAGGTGCAGCTGAGCTGGACTGGACCGACCCGACCTGTCCTGCAGTACAGAGTGGTGTTTCACAGCGCCGAGGGACAGAGCCCACAGGAG GTGGTTGTGAATGGGACCGTCTCCAGTGTTCTGCTGGGTGGACTCTCCTCCCAGACCCACTACCACATATCAATCTTTCCTGTCTACGATGACAACGTTGGTCTGGCCCTCAGAGGGACCATCACCACAT TGCCCCTGGCCATGCCGGAGGGTCTGGAGGTGACCCCCTCGTCCCCCAGCAGTCTGAGGGTGCGTTGGGGTGCCACGGCGGGGGCCACTCAGTATATGGTTCTCTACTCCTCCCTCAGCCACGGAGAGCCCGACGATGCCAAGGAG GTGAAGTTTGGGGCAGACCAGACTGATGTGATGCTGGGTGGTCTGATGCCAGTGACAGACTACTCTGTCACCCTGTACGCCCTGTATGACGAGGACCCCAGTGACCCTGTCACCGCCATCGCCACCACAT ACCCGTTGCCCTCCCCCGTCAGTATGCAGTTTCCCAATGTGAGCCACAGCATGGTCAGGGTCAGCTGGGTTCCTGGAGTGGTCGATGTTCCCGGTCACAGAATCACCTGCAGCACCAACCATGGCAGTGACGTCAAACAG gtgGAGGTGACAGGTGTGAACTCAGTGCTGCTACAgaacctgtcctctctgtctaGATACTTGGTGTCGGTGCAGTCACAGTATGAGCAGGGCCTGTCCTCACCGCTCACAGCCAACGTCACCACAT TGAGGGTACCAGCCCCCTCTGATCTCAGAGTCACAAACTTCTCAGGAAGTGACATCACAGTTCGATGGGAGTCAGCCGCCGATGATGTTGTCTCCTACCTGATTAAATGGATCTCACTCAGTGGAGGGGACCTCAGACAG ttgaGGGTGGATGGGGACAGCGAGGGGGCCATATTGGAGGGGGTGCAGGACGATAAGGAGTATCAGATTTCACTGTCTGCCCTCTACGCCGATGGAGCACAGAGTGAGGCAGTGGCTATCCGATACAGCACCT TGTCAGGTGGTGGCCCTTCCAGTGTGTCCATCTCAGAGGAGACTGCAGTCAGTCTCCTGGTGAGCTGGGTTCCTCCCAACGCCCATGTACTGCAATACCATGTCTCCTACACCGCCCTGACGGGAGGAGAGACACAGGAGAGCACT GTGTTGGTTTCAGGCAGCGAGAGACGAACATTGCTGCAGACCCTGCTACCTGACACACGCTACAGCATCCTGGTCACTGCGGAGTACCGCAACCGAGAGGGAGGGAGCGCCTCCGCACAGGGCAAGACCA TCAGTCTGCGAGTGAGCAGTGTCAGTGTGATGAGGTCTGATCACTCCAGTATCTGTGTGTCTTGGAGGCCTGTTTCAGCAGTCAGCGGTTACCGCATTGCCATCCAGTCTTTCAAAG ACAAGCAGATAAAGCAGGAGATAGTGGATGCATCAAGCAGCAGCTACTGTTTCACTGAGCTGGAGCCAGAGACTGTGTATCGCATCAGTGTGCACTCCCGCCTCGACACTGTAGAGGGAGCTGCAGTCTCCATTCTCCACCCCACAG CATCGGCCCCAGCCAGAATCCCCATTCATCCCAGACTGCACCCAATTCGCAATGAAG TATGCCCTGAGGTGACCATCAGAAACAGCATTGTAAAAG GGTTCGATATGATGGAGGCTTTTGGTCTGACCCAGAGGGCTTACTCATCTGTGGAGGGGGTGGCTGCTGAGCCTTTTGTCTTCAATACTCTACACACCTATACTGTGTACAGAGACATCCAACTGACCCAGAGCACAGG GTTCATCCACCCAGCAGGCTTTTCTCCAGAGCACACCATCAGTATAGCTTTCCGTCTACTACAGGACACCCCGAGGGAGCCCTTTGCCCTCTGGCAACTCACCGACAACGACTTCCAGCCCAAGATGGGCGTGGTGCTGGACC CTGTGAGCAAACTGTTGCTGTACTTCAGTCTGGACTACAGAGGGGAGGTTCAGGAACTCACCTTCGACCAGCCACAGGTCCACAGGCTGTTCTACGGAAGCTTCCACAAG ATCCACCTGTCTATCAGCCAGGTGAGCGTATCCCTGTCTGTGGACTGCCAGCATGTGGGTGAGAGGCCCGCACGGCCACTGGGGACTCTGCCCACTGACGGCTTTGAGACACTGGGCAAACTGATGAAGACCCGTGGACCACACAGCGGCTCTGCCCCG TTCCAGCTACAGTCCTTTGAGATTGTGTGCAACACCACCTGGGCATTAGAGGACACCTGCTGTGATTTGCCAGGCCTG agggatgaggagagctGCCCCGCCCCTGCCTATGCCTGCACCTGTACCTCCGACATACCTGGAGCTCCTGGGGTCACTGGTCCTCCT GGCAAACCGGGTCCTCGTGGAGAAAAGGGTGAAAAGGGAGAGGAGGGCCAAAAG GGTGAGATAGGCCCTTCAGGGAAATTGGGGTCAGAAGGCATTCTTGGGCCCCTGGGAAATCGTGGCCCTCGGGGATTGACAGTTCAGGGCAAAGTG GGACCTCCAGGGGCTAGGGGTGGGAAGGGGGAGGTGGGAAAGCCAGGTGGGCAG GGTTTACCAGGTCCTCCTGGACCCAAAGGGAACGAAGGAGCCCCAGGCCCCAAG GGAATCAGAGGAGTTGAGGGGAACATGGGCGGACCAGGGATTACTGGACCTAGG GGTTTCCAGGGTATGCCAGGACACCCAGGGGTTGTTGGAGAGAGAGGACCTTTAGGGGGGGTGGGGCCGACA GGTCTTCCTGGGAATAAAGGTGAAAGGGGAGAGAAG GGAGAGCCTCAGTCCATGGCAATGATCTTCCAGCTAGTCACACAGGCCTGTGAGCAACTGGTGCACA ACGAGGTGCTGAAGCTGGATTTGTTCCTGAATGAGATGAGCCATAAGCCTGTGCCCATTGAGGAGCCAGTGGGTCCCCCAGGAGAGCCTGGTATACCAGGGGGAAAGGGCCCACCAGGACAGAGGGGGAACCAGGGAAGACTGGGATCTAGTGGGGAACCAGGGAAGTCTGGATACCCAGGAGAGCAGG GACGTAGAGGTGCCCCCGGGGAGAAAGGCAACTTAGGGCCCAATGTCCAGGGACCACAGGGAATCAAAGGATTTGCAG GTCTCCCAGGAGAGGCCAAGCTGGGCAGTCCCGGCCCTAGAGGAGAGGATGGCCAGACGGGACCACCAGGCATCGCAGGAGCAGTCGGGCAGACAGGAGAGATCGGTCCCCCTGGTGTTTGTGATAGCAGTGGCTGTCATAGAGGTGCTCAGACACAAGCAG AGGACCCATATTTTGGATACCAGCCTTGA